The region ATGTGCCTGTGATTAGTAACGATCATCTGAATCGCTTGTTCGTGGTCAGCAATCCTATCACCATGGACGAACTTGCTGCCAACGCTCCGGCGACTGCTCCTCGTGGTTCGACTCAAGAGACATCTTTGACAAAGACAGAATTGCCCATGCAGGCAATGGGCCGGGGCGACTTCGACCCTTCCAAGCTGCCTCTTCCGATGACAATCGATTTGGACAGCGCAACGGTCGAGCTGCGGCGGCTGTTCCAAAATGAAGTTCGCGAGGCAAATACCGATGCGAAGAAAGCCGCTATCGCTGAGAAGTTGATCCAGCACGCGGACTATCTTAAGGATGATCCGACGAAAGAGTGTGCTGCTCTTCAGATTGCTTATCGTTTTGGGGTTTTAGCCAAGAAGCCAGTGATCGTCAAAGACGCCTTCGACAAGCTTCAATCGAAATACCAAGTCGATACATTCAGCTCGGACATGTTTACGATTAAGTTCGGCGCGGACAACATTCAGCATATACCTGCTCACCGCCTGCCAGAGTTCCGCGAGCTTGCCAAGACGATTCTGGATCGTGCCGTCGAGCAAGATAACTTCGCTGCGATCGAAGAGCTGATCCGAATCGGCACCTACTATGCTGCAAGCCAAAACGATCAAGAGACGATGGCGAAGCTTTCGAAAATGAAAGAAAAGCTGAGTGCTGCTCGCCGCGACTACGAAGCCATTCAGGCCAAATTCCTTTCGCTGGAAGTGCCGTCACTGGACGAGCAAGGCAATCTCATGGTGGGCAAGTATTGGTGCATACATCGCAACAATTGGGAGAAGGGTTTTACGTTTCTCATGCGGGGGAACGACGACCGATTTGAATACTTGGCCGAGACTGAGTTGACGGAACCTGTCGATCCACGAGTTCAGTTTAAGATTGCCGAGGGCTGGTGGGACATCGGTATTTCCAGCGGCCCTGGTGCTGAGCGAAATCAATTTCTGGAGCGTGCTGCTCAATGGTACAAGAGAGCCGATGGCAACATGGACGACTCCATCGAGAAAGTGACTTCGCAGCAACGTTTGCAAGAATTCACGCGGTTGACTGGAATTAAGACCATTCCTCCACTTTAAGTTCTGCCATCAACTCAAAGTGTTGTCCCGGTTATAGCGATCGATTCGATTGCCGCCGAGCAAGTAAACTTTTCCGCCAATCTTGGGCGAAGTCTAGATTGATATCCCACGTTTCTAGACTTTCGTCAGCAAGGAATCGGCTCGCATGGCAACCAGTGGAGGCTACTACGATTGCGTCGTTATCGGCGCAGGACACAACGGGCTGATTACTGCAGCCTATCTTGCCAAAGCTGGAAAGAAGGTTGCCGTTCTTGAGCGTCGGCACGTGCTCGGTGGTTGTTCGACGACCGAAGAGCTTTGGCCTGGATTCAAAGTCTCGACGGCCTCGTATGTTGTCAGTCTGCTTTTGCCTGAGATTATTCGGGATCTTAAGCTCAAGCAAAACGGCCTCAAAATCTTGCCCCGCGATCCTGCGTCGTTCACGCCGACCGATGATGGACGTTACTTGCTTTTGGGGCACGACGTCCACTCGAACGCTAAAGAGATTGCCAAGTTCAGTCAGAGTGACGCGGAGAATTATCCGAAATACAACGAATTGTTAGAGCGTATCGCAGCCGTTGTCGAGCCGATCCTTATGCAGACGGCGCCTGATCCGTTGCCGATGCCGAAAGATTGGCGAAGCATCCCTATCACCAAGCGAATTCGCGACACCTCTCGGCTTTGGAACTTCTATCAAACGTTCGGCAAGCTAGGAGGTGAAATTCCGGAAGCGATCGAACTTTTGTCCGGGGCGGCGCGGCCGATCTTAGAACGTTGGTTTGAAAGCGAACCACTTCGCGCGACCCTGGCCACCGATGCCATTATCGGAGCGTTTGCATCGATCTCGTCGCCGGGAACAGCTTACGTGCTGCTGCATCACGTGATGGGCGAAGCTGGCGGAAAACGCGGCGTCTGGGGCTTCGTCGAAGGGGGCATGGGCGGGATCGCTGCGGCCCTCGCGAAAACCTGCGAAGAGCTTGGTGTGACAATCGTACGCGAAGCGCCGGTAGAAAAGATCATGACTTCCGAGCACGGTACCCAAGGCGTTCAGATCGCCGATGGTACGACCTACGACGCGAAAGTTGTCGCCTCAAGTGTCGACGCGAATTTGACGTTCCGAAAGTTTCTAAATCCGAAACAGCTGCCGGCCGATTTTCTGCGAGCGATTTCAAATATCGATTACGCTTCGGCGTCTGCGAAGATCAACTTGGCGTTGGCGGAACCGCCGCAGTTTACGGCTTATCCTGAGCAGGGATTGAGCCCCATACATCGCGGGACGATGCACATCTCGCCTACCATGGATTACATCGAGCGTGCCTACGACGATGCCAAGTATGGTCGACCAAGCGAAGAGCCGATTTTGGAAATGACGATGCCAACTTCGGTCGACAAAACCATTGCCCCGGAAGGGAAGCACATTTTGTCGATCTTCGTGCAGTATGCCCCTTACCAACTCCGGGATGCGAACTGGGACGACATCAAGGAATCGTTCGCCGACCGCTGTGTCGAAAAGATCGGCCAATACGCACCAAACGTCCCTGCTGCGGTGATGCATCGACAGGTGCTTTCGCCACTCGACTTAGAGCGTGTCTACGGACTCACTGGGGGCAATATCATGCAAGGGGCGATGAACTTCAATCAGTTATTCGCCATGCGTCCCATTCCTGGCTGGGCCGATCATCGTACGCCGATCAAGGGACTTTATCTTTGCGGAGCGGCTAGTCACCCCGGCGGTGGCGTTATGGGGGCATGCGGTAAGAATGCGGCTGTCGAAATCTTGCGCGACTTCTAACGGACCAATTCCAGCGTCGTCCAGATGCTGGGATCTTCGTCGATGGGGAACTGTGTGTTGACGCTCTGGGTTTGCCAGCCCAGTTCGCGATCCATCACCGCATAGAAGAAGCCAAGCTTGTCATATTCACTCGGATCGTACCCCGTCAGGCTTGTCGCAGGGACGCAGCATTCCAACAAATAGCCATCCTTCGTCAGCGTTCCGCGAACGCGAAGATCGCCGGGGCGGACAGGGTTAGCGTTTTCACGAGCACGATTGATCAGCAGTTGATCGCCAACAGGATTACGATAGCTGGGGCCGGCTCCAATCGGTAGGAAGGCGAACCGATGACAAAATCTCGTGGCACGATGCACATTGTGTGTGGCCCTGGTGTCGAGCCAGATTTGAAAGCCGTCGCTCTCGTCGACACGGCTTTCGCGGCACCATACCGGTTGGCGTTTGCCAGAGACCAATACCGAAAAGGAGACCCCGCGTTCGTTCCAGCCGCCTCGCACGTCAGCGAATTGTTTGCGACTATCGAGTTCTCCGAAGCCCCGTAATTTGTGCTCGTCCGAATAAGCTAAGGGGGCCTGTTTCCAGATCTTAGCGCTATACTTCAGCGGAACCGAGTATTGAAACAGGAAGGATGGTGAGAGGACCGATTTCGCCATGGGCTTTGCTGTTTCGCTAGTTGAAGTTTGGCAGGGCTGGGCGAAGGGATGCAGGATTACGATTCGCGTTTGGTGCCGGTAAAGATGTAGTACGGCGTTTTGAACCACAGCAGGTAGGGAACCTTGGCGCGATTCTCTTCCAGTTTGTTGGTTTCGAAGTGTCGACGCAAATAGGGGAGATGGTCTCGCGACGGAAACACGTTATCTGACGCAAACCAAACCGGCCAAAAGCTCCGCGAAAACCACGAATGTCGCTTGAGAGTCTCATCCGGGAATTTCCGCGACACGTAAAAGTCGACGATGCCAATGGTGCCGCCTGGCTTCAAAATTCGCAGAGCATTGTCAATCGCGGCGAACCAGTCTGGGATCATCGTCAACGAATAGGAAAACGTAACGACGTCGGCATACCCTTCCTCAGGCGTCCAAGTGGTTGCGTCCGCTTCCACCGTTTTGACATTTGACCAGCCACGTTCCTGGATGCGGTCATCGCAGACTTTGAGCAGCGACGAAGCAAGATCGACCACGTATGCCTGCTTGAGGTTGCCAATTCGGTCGGAAATGAACTCCAGGTTCGATCCCGTTCCGCCACCCATGTCGACCCAAACGGCATCTTGAGGGGGGGCAATCGAGCGGTACATTTCTTCCCGCCCTTTGAGCAGACGCTTGCGAAAGTCGTCATATGCTCCGGCCTGACCGCTGTAAAAGCTGTCCAGGCGTTCTGCGTGGTTGTCACCTTTAACCGGTTTGACGGCCAGGTGATACAAGACTTTCAAGTCCGAAGCCAGGCTCATGCGTTGCTCCTCGAAGTTGGCGTGCGTCGGCTTAGGCAGCGATATCCGCGATTCGGAACGCCCCGTAGGTATGCACGCGATCCTTGACGTGAAGCTCGTCCGCTAGTTCCTGGTTGTATGTCAAAAGTTCGCCCACTTGTTTCTTTTGACCATTGTGGGTGATTTCGACTTCGTCAACAAAGTCGGTGTTCAAGCCACCGGTTCGCCAGATGATTCGCGAGTCTTCCTGGCCGGCCAGGCGATTGGTAATCGCTTGCCATTCGTTGACGAGTGCGAAGTAAAGCTTGTCGGTCAGCCAGTCTTGATGGTCCAGCAGCACTAAGCGATGGACCGGATGATCGTCATGCTTTTCCAGGAAGTGCTGAACCGAATCGGTATGGGTGCTGACTTTGTGGACCAGGCCATCCTTCAGCTTCTGGAAGTTGTCTGGCTTGAGATATTCTGGACAGCAAGCTTCCGTGTATTGACCGGTCACATAGACCCGCCAGAAATAGTTGTCCTGGATCGGCAACTCGGCAAAGACAGCACGCATGTTGTCTTGTACGAAGTCAACAATACCATTGGCGTACTGTTTTTCGAGGTGTTCGCGTTGGGCTCGCGGCACGCCAACAAGGCTCCATGTGGTGTCGCGGCTCATCGCAAACTTCAACGGGCCAGTCCACAACTTGCGGTCGATCACCTCGAAGATCTCGCGTTGTTCATCGAGATTTTTCGCATCGAGCAAATCGAGCACGAGCGGACGCATTCGCAGGACGTTCTCGACGTACATGTTCACCACTTTGGCGAATGCACCGGACGTTCCGCGGAAGTAGAAGCTTCGCTTTTTACGAGGACGGAAGTATTTGATCTTCCGGTCCCAGTAGCTGCGAGACCATTCTGGCAATGATCCTCGAAGCTTCGACTTGTAGATGTCTTTGAAGTCGAGCAACTGCCCTTTGCCGAACATGGAGAAGAAGTCTTCATACTCCAAGTTCTGGATGCCTGCTTTCTTCAAGTCGAGCAGAGCATTCTGACGGGGATTCATGTCCACGGCGTAAACATGGTTGGCACCTGCCAGGACATAGTCCAGGGCGTTGCAACCAGCCGAGGTAATCACCATCACGTTGTGATGAGGTTGAATCTCCAGGGCGACCCGATCCAAGCGAGGGTCTTCCCAGCAGGTATTGTAAACTAAGTTGTTACGGTGAACGAAGTTAAAGACACGACCTCGAACCCAGCTAACCAATGCCATTGCGGCCCTCAAACAACTAGATCAGGCAAGGATAGGGGGAAACCGGATGGGGACCCCTGCCAATCATCGAAGCACCAGAAATGGCACCCCAAAGTAACTCATTGATTGTAGGGGGTTGCCGTGCAATCACAAGCCGCGGTGCACCCCAATCCCCCTCCATTTCCTTGCTTCTTACATAAGATTTACCCATTCTCGGGATCTTGAAGAGTTCAGGGTATGCCCTGTCTCCAGTGATCCCCAGAGGAGGTATTCGTCGCGTTCACAGTTCGATTGTGAAAAAGAACTGTTCGGCTGCAAATTTCTGAAATGCGGCTGCTAGCGACTGCGAAAGATTCTCCGGCTCGCCTACTTCAATGAGAGCCCCATGAATGGCCTGATTGACTGTCCCGCCGGCGGCAAGACCCGACAATACGAAGTATTCGAAGCGGTTCAAAGGAACGCGGCGGACGACGAACTCGCGCCGCGTCAGGGCCAAGTAACTGGGCTGAAACGCAGGGATCGGGGCGTTCGCATCTTGCTTGACCGCCGTGATGAAGTCGTTCACGGGGAAGGGAAACGAATGGATCCGCAGGCAGGGCACCATCGTAAACGTTGCCTCAGCGAACGCTTCAGGTTCAATGCCTTCCAACTGCTTTGAAGAGACGACCTCTTGTCCTTCGTAGCCGGGGCCGTCGAAGATCTGGTCGATCGAACGTTCGGTAACGGCAAGGCCTACCAGAAAGTCTTCCAGGCTCCACTCATCGGTTCGGTACGTCGGACTGGTCACTTCAAGGAACTCAGGAAACTGATCTCCCAGTCGATTGAGGGTGTACGACGTCGATGGATGCTGCTGAAGATAGGCGAGCGCAAATTGGTCGAACAGTTCGTCCCCTACCGACCTGGCAAACAGTGGATAGATCGATTTCAGGCACTCAATCAGCCGCGCATAGTAGGCGTTTGCGTAAACTTCCAAACGCTCCAGGCTCGTCCGTTTCTCGCTGCGAGTAACGACCGATTCGACCTCGGCTGCATCGATGTTGATCAATCGGCGAGCTTCGTCGGATTGAATGCCCTGCTCTACGCCACCCACGTTGGTAATGACCGACTGCATCCACTTTTGCAAGATCGGCAAGTCCGCAGGAATCGACTTGGCGTTATCCATTTGCCTAGTTCACTTCATGCTCGATGCGATGAGCCGGATGAGGAACGGTCGTGGCCGTTTCCTGGGAAGGAGACTCGACTGAGATCGACTCTCCAGCGATGAACTTCTTCGCCTTAAGCACTTCGGCGTGCATCGTAGCGAAGTCTGGAATGTTGGCGTCCCATTCCAGCAAAGTCGAAACACCTCCGGTGCGCTGATGAGCCAAACGATACAGTTGCCAAACCGGATCGATTACCTGGCCGTCGTGGGTATCAATGCAGTAATCGCCCATATTGGTATGACCGGCGAGATGGAACTGGACGATGCTCTCCCACGGTAGGTTTTCGATATACTCGGCCGGATCGAAGTCGTGATTAATCGCGGAAACGTAAACGTTGTTGACATCCAGTAGCAGACCGCACCCGGTCTCTTCCGTGAGCGCTGAGAGAAATTCCCACTCGTGCATCGTCGACGCAGCGAAGGTTACGTAGCTGCTCGGATCTTCCAGGATGAGAGGCTGCTCGAGAAAGTCTTGAACCTGGCGTACGCGTGAAGCTACATGTTGCAAAGTTTCTTCGTTGTAAGGAATCGGCAGCAAGTCGTGCGTGTTCTTGCCGGCCACCCCAGTCCAGCAAACGTGATCGGAAATCCACTTTGCATCGATCGCAGTAGAAAGCGTTTTCAGCTTTTTCAGATAGTCGAAGTCGAGCGGGTCTGTGCTGCCAATTGAAAGGGAAACCCCATGCATCACGATAGGGTAACGTTCGGCAATTTGATCCAAGACGTACCGCGGTCGGCCTTGCGAGTCGATGTAGTTCTCGGAGATGATCTCGAACCAATCGACCGCCGGCCAATACTCTAAAATGTGCGAGAAGTGGGGGGCTCGAAGGCCAACCCCAAGTCCCAAGTTTTCGTGGCCAAGCCGAGGCTGTGGCATAGTTTCGCCTCTGTCGGTTAGGCGGCGGCTTCCGGAGCTGGCTTCAGTTCGACGCCTTTTTCCTTCATGCGTTCCTCGAACAAGTCGCGGGCCTTCTCCCACATGCCACCACTCATCGGCACATGGCAACCGCCTTTGCCTTTGCATTCATTCGCACCAGGCGTTTTGCCGCAACCGCCCTGCCCTTTGCACTCGTTGTGGCCACCACAAACGTGATGCTCAACGGTGGCACACGTCCCGGCGCCTGCACATTCGTTGGTGCCTTTGGCGCCTTGCCCTTTGCACTCGTTCAAGCCACGACAAGCATGCTTGGCGACCGTGGAGGTATCGGTTTCGTCGGAGGGGGCGTCGCTGTCGGATGTGGTTGGTTTGGCCTGAGAACCACAGCCGATTGCTCCGGCTGCCATCATGCCACTTAACGCAGCGGCTGAAAGCTTGTGAAAGTCGCGGCGGGTGTAATCTTTTTGGGACATGGGGCCTGTTTCTCCTTGTCCGGAGGGGGAAGATGGTTTGTCGAAGCTAAGTGTCAGTTTATCGGATAAGGGCACGGCCGTCTGGTTAGCCTTATTACCTTCTACCCGAAAAAGTCGACGGTGGTCTTCACTGCGTCGGCCAGCTTTTCTACTTCTTCCCGAGTATTGTACAGATAGAAACTGGCTCGCACACTTGCGCTGATGCCCAACTTCTTATGCAGTGGCAACGTGCAGTGGTGTCCTTCTCGTACGGCAATTCCGCGACCATCGAGGAATGTCGCAATATCGCTTGCCGCGAGTCCGTCGATCACGAAGCTGACGATGCCTGCTTTTTTGCTGACGTCAGGTCCTAAGATTCGTAGCCCTGGCACATCGGCAAGCAGTTCATGGGCATAGTTTGCCAGTGACTGTTCGTGCTGCAAAATGCGAGCGAGACCAACGTTTTCCAGGTACTCAATGGCCGGTTTCATCGCAATCGCGTCAGCAATCGGAGGTGTGCCGGCTTCAAATTTAGCCGGCAGCATGGCTGGTGTGAATCGATCGATCTCGACCATGTCGATCATGCTTCCGCCCCCGAGGAACGGCGGCATTTCTTCCAAGAGCTGCTGCTTTCCGTACAGTACGCCGACGCCGGACGGCCCTAGCATTTTATGGCCACTAAACGCCACAAAGTCGGCGTCCCAACCCGTCACGTCGATTGCTTCGTGAGGAACAGCCTGGGCGGCATCGACCACTACTTTAGCACCCACCGCGTGGGCCGCTTCGGTGATGTACGAAATCGGGTTGATCGTTCCCAGGACATTAGACACGGCCGCAACGGCAACCACTTTCGTCCTGTCGGTCAAGACTTTGGGAAGAAAGTCGAGATCGAGCTGGCCATCTTCCGTAATAGGAATCGCTCGAATCGTTGCTCCGGTTCGCTCGGCCAACTGCTGCCAGGGAACGAGGTTCGAGTGATGCTCCATTTCGGTCAGCAATATCTCGTCGCCCTGGGAAACGTTCGCATCTCCCCAGCTTCGAGCGACTAGATTGATCCCCATGGTCGTTCCGCTGGTGAAAATCACCTCGTGTTCGGATTTCGCTCCCAAAAATGTTTGAATCGAACGACGAGCCACTTCAAACAGGTCGGTCGATTCGCCACTGAGTCGATGAGCCCCTCGGTGCACATTCGCGTAACGCTTTTCGTAGACGTCACTTAAACAGTCGATCACCGACTTCGGGCGTTGGCTGCTGGCACCGTTGTCGAGGTAAACCAGCGGATTGTTCTCTTCGTCGACTTGATGCAGAATGGGGAAATCGGCTCGGATGCGCTCAACGTCCAGTTGCGATTCCACGTCGAAAGTGGCCATGAAATTGAGTTCTGTTGGGGGAATGAGGCGTCTTAGAACGCCTGCTCATTTTTCGCATACTTAGGTTATTTTATTCCCCAGGACCCAATCGGACAACGAGCGGTTCGCCCCCTTTATTTAAGTCGCCAGAACGTTTCCCACTCGATTTTCAGTTGTTTGCGTCGCTCTTCTGTATCTTGAGCGAATCGTGCGGCATCGACGGGATAGCCGGCCGTTTCCGCAATGCCAGGCACTTCCGCCGCCCAATAGCGATTGATGGCCTTCATTGCGACTTCTCGGTGATATTTTGCAAACAGCGATGCCAACGCGGTCGGCAGAAAGCCTTCGCCTTTCGAGCGAAATTCGATTGTCACTTCCAACGGCCCGACTTCTCCGAAATATCGACTCACGCCACGAGACTCTTCCAAAATCTTCCACCACGCGTCGGGAAAAAAATGCTGCAAGAGGCCGGCGTAATAGTCGCGTCCCCCATGTTTATCGCAAACGATTCGGACCGCTTGAGGGTGACCGTCGTCGATCGATTGAAGAAGTTTTCTTAAGAGGCCAAGCGACGCGTGCGAAAGAACGGTGCTCTTGTTACCAATTCGCGTCAGGCGTTTGTTGTAGGCTTTTTCGGTCAGGAAGACACAGCGAACATCCGTCAACCCGATACCTGCTTCCTCGCATGCCTGTTGGAATAATGTTGCTCGAGATTCCAAGCGGTCGGCAATCGCTTGCAGTGGAAACGTAGGGTTCCAGTCTTCATACCACGGCGCGAGATCTGAGGCTGCGTCTTCCTCTAAATCTGGTTCGCAGCAGCCTCGCCAGATGGGCATCGTAGATGTCAGCTTGGCAGCCGAGGCAAACACAGCTTCTTCAAGGAGCGACAAATCGTTTCGCTTGCCGTAAACCGCCTTCGAGTCAGCAATGGCTAAATGCGTTTTGCTCGGTTTCCTTGCGACAGCTTTTTGGAGTAGATCGTATAGTTCGACCTGGTCCAGATCGTCATGCCGTTGGTCAAGCTGCCAAACGGTGCCGCCGATTACCAAGGGACCGATGTTGGGGCCGTAGCCTGCTTCATCTACTCCGATCAAATATGCCACGTGTTTGCCTGTCAGCGAGTCTTCTCGAAAGATACGAACTCGCTTGGTTCTAAGGCGATTTACCGAAATTGCAAGAGGCCGAAGTCGCTGGGGGTTACTTCAAAGCCAGCCGTCGCAGGCCACGCTTCCGTCCCTTCGCCAACAATCACTCGTTGTACAGCCATTCCCCAAGAGTCGCCTGGTTGGAGTAGTTCGCCGGTCAATTCATCGAAGGGGATGGCCGCTTCGATCGTCCAAGACTGGGCGTCCTGTTCTGCAGCGACATACCAGCGTGGATTCCACGACTGGTTGCCGGCCAGCGAGTCGGAGGTCATCCCACGGTAATCGACCGTCAAACAGTAGGCGGTCGCATAGTCGCGATCGAGATCGAGATAGATATGGACGCGATCGCTTTCGTCAAGATTCGAGTCGCGTTCGCGACGATGTTCCGAAGTGGTGTCGTAGCGGAACGCTTTCGATTTCATACAACGAATCGCAATATACAAATAGTCTTCGTCGAACCCCATCAGCATCGCGGCTGGAGGAGCACCCTTGGCCGTCGAGGTCGTTCCTGCTTGAAAGTCTTGCGGTTTGCCAGTTTGCCAGATCCGGTCGTTTAGTCGACCATCGAGAATTGGCTTCGATTCGTCGTAGTTCGCCGCCACAATTGGGGCATCGACTCGGCTGTTACCGCGGCCTAAGACCAGCTCCCACTGAGCTCGCTGGCACCACGCATTCTCTTGACCAAGATTGAGCAGCCGTCGCACGTAAGATTCTCCCTGACGCGAGTGCCCTTGTTCGGACAGCAGCCGCTCAAGCAAAAATGCCAGGGAAGGATCGGCAAGCACGTGAGGCATCGTTTGATTCAGTTCAGCAATCAGTTCTACCGCTCGCTCTGGAGACTTCGTAGGACGCTGGTAGTTGCTGGCTTTATTGAAAGAGACCGTGGCGATGTCATGCTTGTCCGCTTCCGTCTCTTTCGTTTCTGTTTCCTGTGGTTTAGTCGGCGTTGCGAACTCGACCGTATCGCGGCCGAGGAACTGAATCTCCTCACTGGCGTAATAGGCCAAAAGCCATGCGGCCGAACGTTCCGCAAGAACATGGTTTGGGAAGTTGCG is a window of Bremerella sp. TYQ1 DNA encoding:
- a CDS encoding twin-arginine translocation signal domain-containing protein, coding for MSQKDYTRRDFHKLSAAALSGMMAAGAIGCGSQAKPTTSDSDAPSDETDTSTVAKHACRGLNECKGQGAKGTNECAGAGTCATVEHHVCGGHNECKGQGGCGKTPGANECKGKGGCHVPMSGGMWEKARDLFEERMKEKGVELKPAPEAAA
- a CDS encoding DUF3419 family protein yields the protein MALVSWVRGRVFNFVHRNNLVYNTCWEDPRLDRVALEIQPHHNVMVITSAGCNALDYVLAGANHVYAVDMNPRQNALLDLKKAGIQNLEYEDFFSMFGKGQLLDFKDIYKSKLRGSLPEWSRSYWDRKIKYFRPRKKRSFYFRGTSGAFAKVVNMYVENVLRMRPLVLDLLDAKNLDEQREIFEVIDRKLWTGPLKFAMSRDTTWSLVGVPRAQREHLEKQYANGIVDFVQDNMRAVFAELPIQDNYFWRVYVTGQYTEACCPEYLKPDNFQKLKDGLVHKVSTHTDSVQHFLEKHDDHPVHRLVLLDHQDWLTDKLYFALVNEWQAITNRLAGQEDSRIIWRTGGLNTDFVDEVEITHNGQKKQVGELLTYNQELADELHVKDRVHTYGAFRIADIAA
- a CDS encoding class I SAM-dependent methyltransferase, translating into MSLASDLKVLYHLAVKPVKGDNHAERLDSFYSGQAGAYDDFRKRLLKGREEMYRSIAPPQDAVWVDMGGGTGSNLEFISDRIGNLKQAYVVDLASSLLKVCDDRIQERGWSNVKTVEADATTWTPEEGYADVVTFSYSLTMIPDWFAAIDNALRILKPGGTIGIVDFYVSRKFPDETLKRHSWFSRSFWPVWFASDNVFPSRDHLPYLRRHFETNKLEENRAKVPYLLWFKTPYYIFTGTKRES
- a CDS encoding DUF692 domain-containing protein, translating into MPQPRLGHENLGLGVGLRAPHFSHILEYWPAVDWFEIISENYIDSQGRPRYVLDQIAERYPIVMHGVSLSIGSTDPLDFDYLKKLKTLSTAIDAKWISDHVCWTGVAGKNTHDLLPIPYNEETLQHVASRVRQVQDFLEQPLILEDPSSYVTFAASTMHEWEFLSALTEETGCGLLLDVNNVYVSAINHDFDPAEYIENLPWESIVQFHLAGHTNMGDYCIDTHDGQVIDPVWQLYRLAHQRTGGVSTLLEWDANIPDFATMHAEVLKAKKFIAGESISVESPSQETATTVPHPAHRIEHEVN
- a CDS encoding NAD(P)/FAD-dependent oxidoreductase; the encoded protein is MATSGGYYDCVVIGAGHNGLITAAYLAKAGKKVAVLERRHVLGGCSTTEELWPGFKVSTASYVVSLLLPEIIRDLKLKQNGLKILPRDPASFTPTDDGRYLLLGHDVHSNAKEIAKFSQSDAENYPKYNELLERIAAVVEPILMQTAPDPLPMPKDWRSIPITKRIRDTSRLWNFYQTFGKLGGEIPEAIELLSGAARPILERWFESEPLRATLATDAIIGAFASISSPGTAYVLLHHVMGEAGGKRGVWGFVEGGMGGIAAALAKTCEELGVTIVREAPVEKIMTSEHGTQGVQIADGTTYDAKVVASSVDANLTFRKFLNPKQLPADFLRAISNIDYASASAKINLALAEPPQFTAYPEQGLSPIHRGTMHISPTMDYIERAYDDAKYGRPSEEPILEMTMPTSVDKTIAPEGKHILSIFVQYAPYQLRDANWDDIKESFADRCVEKIGQYAPNVPAAVMHRQVLSPLDLERVYGLTGGNIMQGAMNFNQLFAMRPIPGWADHRTPIKGLYLCGAASHPGGGVMGACGKNAAVEILRDF
- a CDS encoding DNA-binding domain-containing protein — protein: MDNAKSIPADLPILQKWMQSVITNVGGVEQGIQSDEARRLINIDAAEVESVVTRSEKRTSLERLEVYANAYYARLIECLKSIYPLFARSVGDELFDQFALAYLQQHPSTSYTLNRLGDQFPEFLEVTSPTYRTDEWSLEDFLVGLAVTERSIDQIFDGPGYEGQEVVSSKQLEGIEPEAFAEATFTMVPCLRIHSFPFPVNDFITAVKQDANAPIPAFQPSYLALTRREFVVRRVPLNRFEYFVLSGLAAGGTVNQAIHGALIEVGEPENLSQSLAAAFQKFAAEQFFFTIEL
- a CDS encoding aminotransferase class V-fold PLP-dependent enzyme; translation: MATFDVESQLDVERIRADFPILHQVDEENNPLVYLDNGASSQRPKSVIDCLSDVYEKRYANVHRGAHRLSGESTDLFEVARRSIQTFLGAKSEHEVIFTSGTTMGINLVARSWGDANVSQGDEILLTEMEHHSNLVPWQQLAERTGATIRAIPITEDGQLDLDFLPKVLTDRTKVVAVAAVSNVLGTINPISYITEAAHAVGAKVVVDAAQAVPHEAIDVTGWDADFVAFSGHKMLGPSGVGVLYGKQQLLEEMPPFLGGGSMIDMVEIDRFTPAMLPAKFEAGTPPIADAIAMKPAIEYLENVGLARILQHEQSLANYAHELLADVPGLRILGPDVSKKAGIVSFVIDGLAASDIATFLDGRGIAVREGHHCTLPLHKKLGISASVRASFYLYNTREEVEKLADAVKTTVDFFG
- a CDS encoding DUF1559 domain-containing protein — encoded protein: MTFIATICFAITGCGGCGGNSPADKLARFQLNRGGGDEEEEEKKPAPKPKPKAEEKPAPKAEKKPDSKPAEKPKAKPQQTAATPAKAAPAEETKPATAEAPAAELPTAEPPANQIPGARDRFAILEGFRLQPIQGDRSETKARSKAILSLLGQAVAQQIADSNVIPASGPVDSQGRQLLSWRVHLLPYLGYTDLYNKFKLDEPWDSPHNIKLTREKPYAFATPGLSDDRTNFVLVTGPTCAAKDRRPTPVASLTSRSLHNAIVVLEVADPANRVVWTKPQDLSLDPSEPAQGLNGWPEKSFLCVTGDGVVHDVPVISNDHLNRLFVVSNPITMDELAANAPATAPRGSTQETSLTKTELPMQAMGRGDFDPSKLPLPMTIDLDSATVELRRLFQNEVREANTDAKKAAIAEKLIQHADYLKDDPTKECAALQIAYRFGVLAKKPVIVKDAFDKLQSKYQVDTFSSDMFTIKFGADNIQHIPAHRLPEFRELAKTILDRAVEQDNFAAIEELIRIGTYYAASQNDQETMAKLSKMKEKLSAARRDYEAIQAKFLSLEVPSLDEQGNLMVGKYWCIHRNNWEKGFTFLMRGNDDRFEYLAETELTEPVDPRVQFKIAEGWWDIGISSGPGAERNQFLERAAQWYKRADGNMDDSIEKVTSQQRLQEFTRLTGIKTIPPL